In the Carassius auratus strain Wakin chromosome 50, ASM336829v1, whole genome shotgun sequence genome, one interval contains:
- the LOC113066812 gene encoding SH3 and multiple ankyrin repeat domains protein 2-like isoform X2 — MTFMLGNQTLNLPFLHFCIDDQLSDNEGLKKRIVFQVKLNKVDEVVPPQKPMWDNSNADVRVAAVKPRPTSKCFAVSPEMNSLCNSQDTVVGSPQQPGSPRGPFLGVLKGTIRRQTSIGVTEEEKQFLTPPMLKFTRSLSMPDTSEDIPPPPAISPPSPPQNNAPVPAGRGYGTIRPGFTSQSPNANSTAPDRGEGSGWRDQGMYYRDSPEQYDSEGYNHSPTAQQSLHMRRAQIPENPYSDVGKMGQAGLFVPNKPARRKGMLVKQPNVEDSPEKTCSIPIPTIIIKEPSTSSSGKSSQGSSMEIETTTPDHPGQLRPEDGLNSGSPFAAAISGAVRDREKRLDAHRNSPSFKSTDAGDEDMVPTPAPRLRHSKSIDEGMFSSDERLRRLMAPPSSLLSIPRGGGNVTDFNSPEPTMVRELLNTRTGHSPISLPAHKTYSSGSGNYVHPVTGKPLDPNSPLALALAARDRAMRDQSQPLPLKSDPSKLDLNKPLFIDTKLRPNVEVGFSSTATMGRPRGGLRRQMTESKYETESKYQLDLGKPEKKPEEKKNMLIDIVDTSQQKSAGLLMVHTTDGAKSEDNSLSEGDRNEAVSPDSTPGELRDPNQPAPTNPPAPKALSAAPHGKTIITVSSVDEPVKLPFGIPPPPLASVDIDEEFVFAEPLPPPLEFANSFDIPEDQTGTLAELLKQKTNGTKGPSLAPYYPLLGGGNSEIKRPTVLTNCTPPSFPPGPLEPYEQINDSGIEVDSRSSGDPQLETTSTISTVSSISTLSSEGGETLDTCTVYADGQAFLVDRSQILSKPKPKPAIKSNALYKDALPEENVSSFRMPSSFPPPPPGSIPPEPLKTPTQRTSKLWGDLPEMKGPHGPEANSVLQHVNKEKAPKPGEALDSPTGSRTHFGMRNQDGVSLISGTQQNTTVTFTAQPGPNVPAPSPCRQAESLPPHHHTPSPIMSPPDSGLSCASSLPTSVTSPTMTDVFGLPTPPLSLGTGRSRSPSPLTLIQAASNKPFATKPILMWSKQDVADWLESLNLGEHRDAFMDNDIEGSHLPNLQKEDLIDLGVTRVGHRMNIERALKVLLDR; from the exons ATGACTTTTATGCTAGGAAATCAGACTCTGAATCTCCCTTTCCTCCATTTCTGTATAGATGatcagctttcagataatgaGGGTCTGAAGAAGAGGATTGTATTTCAAGTCAAACTAA ATAAAGTGGATGAGGTTGTGCCACCCCAGAAACCCATGTGGGACAACTCAAATGCAGATGTGAGGGTGGCAGCAGTCAAACCACGTCCGACTAGCAAGTGTTTTGCTGTCAGCCCTGAAATGAAT TCTCTCTGCAATAGTCAGGATACAGTAGTAGGCTCGCCACAACAGCCAGGGAGTCCTAGAGGCCCCTTCCTGGGTGTACTAAAAGGAACCATACGACGGCAAACGTCTATAG GAGTAACCGAAGAAGAGAAGCAGTTCCTAACTCCTCCAATGTTGAAATTTACAAGAAGCCTTTCAATGCCTGATACATCAGAGGATATTCCACCCCCACCAGCCATCTCCCCTCCATCTCCACCTCAAAATAATGCTCCTGTCCCAGCTGGTCGAGGATATGGCACCATCAGACCAGGCTTTACTTCACAGAGCCCTAATGCAAACAGCACAGCCCCAGACAGAGGTGAAGGTTCTGGCTGGAGAGATCAGGGCATGTATTACAGAGACAGTCCAGAGCAGTACGATTCCGAGGGGTACAATCACAGCCCAACGGCCCAACAGAGTCTTCATATGCGCCGTGCCCAAATTCCGGAGAACCCTTACTCTGATGTGGGCAAGATGGGTCAAGCTGGACTGTTTGTGCCCAACAAGCCTGCCAGAAGGAAGGGAATGCTTGTCAAGCAGCCCAACGTAGAAGACAGTCCTGAGAAAACCTGCTCCATCCCAATTCCGACCATAATAATCAAAGAGCCCTCCACCAGCAGCAGCGGTAAGAGCAGTCAAGGGAGCAGCATGGAAATTGAGACGACCACACCCGATCACCCAGGACAACTTCGTCCTGAAGATGGCTTAAACTCAGGCAGTCCCTTTGCAGCTGCCATTTCCGGTGCAGTTAGAGACCGGGAGAAAAGGCTTGATGCTCATCGCAACTCCCCATCTTTTAAGTCCACAGATGCAGGTGATGAGGACATGGTGCCTACCCCAGCTCCACGTCTCAGACACTCCAAGTCTATTGATGAGGGCATGTTTAGCAGCGATGAGCGGCTACGTAGGCTTATGGCACCTCCCTCATCACTACTTAGCATACCTAGAGGTGGTGGCAATGTGACGGACTTCAACAGCCCTGAGCCCACCATGGTAAGGGAACTTTTGAACACCCGTACAGGACACAGCCCAATCAGTCTGCCTGCTCATAAGACCTACAGCTCAGGAAGTGGGAATTACGTTCATCCAGTAACAGGCAAGCCACTAGACCCCAATTCACCATTAGCTTTAGCATTAGCTGCCAGAGACAGAGCCATGAGGGACCAATCACAGCCTCTTCCGCTAAAGAGTGACCCATCCAAACTTGATCTCAATAAACCTCTTTTTATCGACACAAAGCTTAGACCAAATGTGGAAGTTGGCTTCTCAAGTACTGCTACCATGGGCCGTCCACGTGGGGGCCTGAGGAGGCAGATGACAGAGTCCAAATATGAGACCGAATCCAAGTACCAGCTCGATCTGGGCAAGCCTGAGAAGAAGCCTGAGGAGAAGAAGAACATGCTGATTGACATTGTGGACACTTCTCAACAGAAGTCAGCTGGTCTGCTGATGGTACACACCACAGATGGGGCAAAATCGGAGGATAACAGCTTGTCTGAGGGTGACAGGAACGAGGCAGTGAGTCCCGACAGCACCCCTGGGGAGCTTCGCGACCCCAACCAGCCAGCTCCCACCAACCCCCCAGCTCCCAAGGCGCTATCAGCTGCTCCACATGGCAAGACCATCATAACTGTTAGCTCAGTGGATGAGCCTGTCAAGCTGCCCTTCGGCATCCCTCCACCGCCCTTGGCCTCTGTCGACATCGATGAAGAGTTTGTTTTTGCTGAACCCCTACCACCCCCACTGGAGTTTGCCAACAGTTTTGACATTCCTGAAGACCAGACAGGGACTCTAGCTGAACTGCTCAAACAGAAAACGAATGGTACAAAAGGACCTTCTCTTGCTCCCTACTATCCCCTGTTAGGTGGTGGGAATTCCGAAATCAAAAGACCAACGGTCCTCACAAACTGCACACCTCCTAGCTTCCCTCCAGGGCCGCTAGAGCCCTATGAACAAATCAATGACTCTGGCATTGAGGTAGACAGCCGGAGCAGCGGTGACCCCCAACTGGAGACCACCAGCACCATCTCTACTGTGTCCAGTATCTCAACCTTGTCTTCTGAAGGAGGCGAGACTCTGGACACATGCACTGTCTATGCAGATGGACAAGCCTTTCTGGTGGACAGGTCTCAAATCCTGTCAAAACCAAAACCCAAACCTGCCATCAAGAGCAACGCACTTTACAAGGACGCTTTGCCTGAGGAGAATGTGAGCTCTTTCAGAATGCCCTCCTCTTTCCCACCTCCGCCCCCTGGATCAATTCCACCAGAACCCTTGAAAACACCAACGCAACGAACCTCAAAGCTGTGGGGGGACCTTCCGGAGATGAAAGGACCCCATGGCCCTGAAGCCAATTCAGTTCTGCAGCATGTGAACAAGGAAAAAGCACCAAAGCCAGGGGAAGCATTAGACTCTCCGACAGGATCCAGGACTCACTTCGGAATGAG AAATCAGGATGGTGTATCCCTCATCTCAGGTACACAGCAGAACACCACCGTTACCTTCACTGCCCAGCCTGGCCCCAACGTGCCTGCCCCATCACCGTGCCGACAGGCCGAGAGCCTGCCTCCCCACCACCACACCCCGAGCCCTATCATGTCCCCGCCGGACTCTGGCCTTAGCTGTGCCTCTTCCCTCCCGACCTCAGTCACTTCCCCCACCATGACGGACGTATTTGGTCTGCCCACACCACCCCTCAGCCTGGGCACGGGGCGTAGCCGCTCCCCTTCCCCGCTCACCCTTATCCAGGCTGCATCAAACAAGCCCTTTGCCACCAAACCCATCCTCATGTGGAGCAAACAGGACGTGGCCGACTGGCTTGAGAGCCTAAACCTGGGAGAGCACAGGGATGCCTTTATGGACAATGATATCGAGGGCAGCCACTTGCCCAACCTGCAAAAGGAGGATCTGATCGACTTGGGCGTGACTCGTGTGGGTCACAGAATGAACATCGAGCGAGCGCTGAAAGTCCTCTTGGACAGATGA
- the LOC113066812 gene encoding SH3 and multiple ankyrin repeat domains protein 2-like isoform X1 — protein MINSAQPTPVRMKHHSARAAVAMMRMIGCNNGRYARNFLHSDCVINEKTVVLQKKDNEGFGFVLRGAKADTPIEEFTPTPAFPALQYLESVDEGGVAWKAGLRTGDFLIEVNQDNVVKVGHKQVVNMIRHGGNHLIIKVVTVSRNLDPDDTARKKAPPPPRRAPSTALSMRSKSMTSELEDLVDKATLRKKKDKVDEVVPPQKPMWDNSNADVRVAAVKPRPTSKCFAVSPEMNSLCNSQDTVVGSPQQPGSPRGPFLGVLKGTIRRQTSIGVTEEEKQFLTPPMLKFTRSLSMPDTSEDIPPPPAISPPSPPQNNAPVPAGRGYGTIRPGFTSQSPNANSTAPDRGEGSGWRDQGMYYRDSPEQYDSEGYNHSPTAQQSLHMRRAQIPENPYSDVGKMGQAGLFVPNKPARRKGMLVKQPNVEDSPEKTCSIPIPTIIIKEPSTSSSGKSSQGSSMEIETTTPDHPGQLRPEDGLNSGSPFAAAISGAVRDREKRLDAHRNSPSFKSTDAGDEDMVPTPAPRLRHSKSIDEGMFSSDERLRRLMAPPSSLLSIPRGGGNVTDFNSPEPTMVRELLNTRTGHSPISLPAHKTYSSGSGNYVHPVTGKPLDPNSPLALALAARDRAMRDQSQPLPLKSDPSKLDLNKPLFIDTKLRPNVEVGFSSTATMGRPRGGLRRQMTESKYETESKYQLDLGKPEKKPEEKKNMLIDIVDTSQQKSAGLLMVHTTDGAKSEDNSLSEGDRNEAVSPDSTPGELRDPNQPAPTNPPAPKALSAAPHGKTIITVSSVDEPVKLPFGIPPPPLASVDIDEEFVFAEPLPPPLEFANSFDIPEDQTGTLAELLKQKTNGTKGPSLAPYYPLLGGGNSEIKRPTVLTNCTPPSFPPGPLEPYEQINDSGIEVDSRSSGDPQLETTSTISTVSSISTLSSEGGETLDTCTVYADGQAFLVDRSQILSKPKPKPAIKSNALYKDALPEENVSSFRMPSSFPPPPPGSIPPEPLKTPTQRTSKLWGDLPEMKGPHGPEANSVLQHVNKEKAPKPGEALDSPTGSRTHFGMRNQDGVSLISGTQQNTTVTFTAQPGPNVPAPSPCRQAESLPPHHHTPSPIMSPPDSGLSCASSLPTSVTSPTMTDVFGLPTPPLSLGTGRSRSPSPLTLIQAASNKPFATKPILMWSKQDVADWLESLNLGEHRDAFMDNDIEGSHLPNLQKEDLIDLGVTRVGHRMNIERALKVLLDR, from the exons ATGATTAATTCCGCTCAGCCGACGCCTGTCAGGATGAAGCATCACTCCGCGCGCGCGGCGGTGGCGATGATGAGGATGATAGGCTGTAATAACGGTCGTTATGCGCGGAATTTTCTCCACAGTGACTGCGTGATCAACGAAAAGACGGTCGTGCTGCAGAAGAAGGATAACGAGGGATTCGGGTTCGTGCTGAGAGGGGCGAAAG CGGATACTCCCATTGAGGAGTTCACTCCGACCCCGGCGTTCCCTGCCTTGCAGTATCTGGAGTCTGTGGATGAGGGAGGGGTGGCATGGAAAGCTGGCTTGCGGACTGGAGACTTCCTCATCGAG gtGAACCAGGACAATGTTGTCAAAGTGGGCCACAAACAAGTTGTCAACATGATTCGTCACGGTGGCAACCACTTAATTATCAAAGTGGTGACGGTCAGTCGAAATCTAGACCCTGATGACACGGCTCGAAAGAAAG CACCACCGCCACCACGGAGGGCTCCCTCCACAGCCTTGTCCATGCGTTCAAAATCAATGACCTCAGAGCTAGAAGACCTAG TGGATAAAg cCACTTTGAGGAAAAAGAAGG ATAAAGTGGATGAGGTTGTGCCACCCCAGAAACCCATGTGGGACAACTCAAATGCAGATGTGAGGGTGGCAGCAGTCAAACCACGTCCGACTAGCAAGTGTTTTGCTGTCAGCCCTGAAATGAAT TCTCTCTGCAATAGTCAGGATACAGTAGTAGGCTCGCCACAACAGCCAGGGAGTCCTAGAGGCCCCTTCCTGGGTGTACTAAAAGGAACCATACGACGGCAAACGTCTATAG GAGTAACCGAAGAAGAGAAGCAGTTCCTAACTCCTCCAATGTTGAAATTTACAAGAAGCCTTTCAATGCCTGATACATCAGAGGATATTCCACCCCCACCAGCCATCTCCCCTCCATCTCCACCTCAAAATAATGCTCCTGTCCCAGCTGGTCGAGGATATGGCACCATCAGACCAGGCTTTACTTCACAGAGCCCTAATGCAAACAGCACAGCCCCAGACAGAGGTGAAGGTTCTGGCTGGAGAGATCAGGGCATGTATTACAGAGACAGTCCAGAGCAGTACGATTCCGAGGGGTACAATCACAGCCCAACGGCCCAACAGAGTCTTCATATGCGCCGTGCCCAAATTCCGGAGAACCCTTACTCTGATGTGGGCAAGATGGGTCAAGCTGGACTGTTTGTGCCCAACAAGCCTGCCAGAAGGAAGGGAATGCTTGTCAAGCAGCCCAACGTAGAAGACAGTCCTGAGAAAACCTGCTCCATCCCAATTCCGACCATAATAATCAAAGAGCCCTCCACCAGCAGCAGCGGTAAGAGCAGTCAAGGGAGCAGCATGGAAATTGAGACGACCACACCCGATCACCCAGGACAACTTCGTCCTGAAGATGGCTTAAACTCAGGCAGTCCCTTTGCAGCTGCCATTTCCGGTGCAGTTAGAGACCGGGAGAAAAGGCTTGATGCTCATCGCAACTCCCCATCTTTTAAGTCCACAGATGCAGGTGATGAGGACATGGTGCCTACCCCAGCTCCACGTCTCAGACACTCCAAGTCTATTGATGAGGGCATGTTTAGCAGCGATGAGCGGCTACGTAGGCTTATGGCACCTCCCTCATCACTACTTAGCATACCTAGAGGTGGTGGCAATGTGACGGACTTCAACAGCCCTGAGCCCACCATGGTAAGGGAACTTTTGAACACCCGTACAGGACACAGCCCAATCAGTCTGCCTGCTCATAAGACCTACAGCTCAGGAAGTGGGAATTACGTTCATCCAGTAACAGGCAAGCCACTAGACCCCAATTCACCATTAGCTTTAGCATTAGCTGCCAGAGACAGAGCCATGAGGGACCAATCACAGCCTCTTCCGCTAAAGAGTGACCCATCCAAACTTGATCTCAATAAACCTCTTTTTATCGACACAAAGCTTAGACCAAATGTGGAAGTTGGCTTCTCAAGTACTGCTACCATGGGCCGTCCACGTGGGGGCCTGAGGAGGCAGATGACAGAGTCCAAATATGAGACCGAATCCAAGTACCAGCTCGATCTGGGCAAGCCTGAGAAGAAGCCTGAGGAGAAGAAGAACATGCTGATTGACATTGTGGACACTTCTCAACAGAAGTCAGCTGGTCTGCTGATGGTACACACCACAGATGGGGCAAAATCGGAGGATAACAGCTTGTCTGAGGGTGACAGGAACGAGGCAGTGAGTCCCGACAGCACCCCTGGGGAGCTTCGCGACCCCAACCAGCCAGCTCCCACCAACCCCCCAGCTCCCAAGGCGCTATCAGCTGCTCCACATGGCAAGACCATCATAACTGTTAGCTCAGTGGATGAGCCTGTCAAGCTGCCCTTCGGCATCCCTCCACCGCCCTTGGCCTCTGTCGACATCGATGAAGAGTTTGTTTTTGCTGAACCCCTACCACCCCCACTGGAGTTTGCCAACAGTTTTGACATTCCTGAAGACCAGACAGGGACTCTAGCTGAACTGCTCAAACAGAAAACGAATGGTACAAAAGGACCTTCTCTTGCTCCCTACTATCCCCTGTTAGGTGGTGGGAATTCCGAAATCAAAAGACCAACGGTCCTCACAAACTGCACACCTCCTAGCTTCCCTCCAGGGCCGCTAGAGCCCTATGAACAAATCAATGACTCTGGCATTGAGGTAGACAGCCGGAGCAGCGGTGACCCCCAACTGGAGACCACCAGCACCATCTCTACTGTGTCCAGTATCTCAACCTTGTCTTCTGAAGGAGGCGAGACTCTGGACACATGCACTGTCTATGCAGATGGACAAGCCTTTCTGGTGGACAGGTCTCAAATCCTGTCAAAACCAAAACCCAAACCTGCCATCAAGAGCAACGCACTTTACAAGGACGCTTTGCCTGAGGAGAATGTGAGCTCTTTCAGAATGCCCTCCTCTTTCCCACCTCCGCCCCCTGGATCAATTCCACCAGAACCCTTGAAAACACCAACGCAACGAACCTCAAAGCTGTGGGGGGACCTTCCGGAGATGAAAGGACCCCATGGCCCTGAAGCCAATTCAGTTCTGCAGCATGTGAACAAGGAAAAAGCACCAAAGCCAGGGGAAGCATTAGACTCTCCGACAGGATCCAGGACTCACTTCGGAATGAG AAATCAGGATGGTGTATCCCTCATCTCAGGTACACAGCAGAACACCACCGTTACCTTCACTGCCCAGCCTGGCCCCAACGTGCCTGCCCCATCACCGTGCCGACAGGCCGAGAGCCTGCCTCCCCACCACCACACCCCGAGCCCTATCATGTCCCCGCCGGACTCTGGCCTTAGCTGTGCCTCTTCCCTCCCGACCTCAGTCACTTCCCCCACCATGACGGACGTATTTGGTCTGCCCACACCACCCCTCAGCCTGGGCACGGGGCGTAGCCGCTCCCCTTCCCCGCTCACCCTTATCCAGGCTGCATCAAACAAGCCCTTTGCCACCAAACCCATCCTCATGTGGAGCAAACAGGACGTGGCCGACTGGCTTGAGAGCCTAAACCTGGGAGAGCACAGGGATGCCTTTATGGACAATGATATCGAGGGCAGCCACTTGCCCAACCTGCAAAAGGAGGATCTGATCGACTTGGGCGTGACTCGTGTGGGTCACAGAATGAACATCGAGCGAGCGCTGAAAGTCCTCTTGGACAGATGA
- the LOC113066812 gene encoding SH3 and multiple ankyrin repeat domains protein 2-like isoform X3, protein MWDNSNADVRVAAVKPRPTSKCFAVSPEMNSLCNSQDTVVGSPQQPGSPRGPFLGVLKGTIRRQTSIGVTEEEKQFLTPPMLKFTRSLSMPDTSEDIPPPPAISPPSPPQNNAPVPAGRGYGTIRPGFTSQSPNANSTAPDRGEGSGWRDQGMYYRDSPEQYDSEGYNHSPTAQQSLHMRRAQIPENPYSDVGKMGQAGLFVPNKPARRKGMLVKQPNVEDSPEKTCSIPIPTIIIKEPSTSSSGKSSQGSSMEIETTTPDHPGQLRPEDGLNSGSPFAAAISGAVRDREKRLDAHRNSPSFKSTDAGDEDMVPTPAPRLRHSKSIDEGMFSSDERLRRLMAPPSSLLSIPRGGGNVTDFNSPEPTMVRELLNTRTGHSPISLPAHKTYSSGSGNYVHPVTGKPLDPNSPLALALAARDRAMRDQSQPLPLKSDPSKLDLNKPLFIDTKLRPNVEVGFSSTATMGRPRGGLRRQMTESKYETESKYQLDLGKPEKKPEEKKNMLIDIVDTSQQKSAGLLMVHTTDGAKSEDNSLSEGDRNEAVSPDSTPGELRDPNQPAPTNPPAPKALSAAPHGKTIITVSSVDEPVKLPFGIPPPPLASVDIDEEFVFAEPLPPPLEFANSFDIPEDQTGTLAELLKQKTNGTKGPSLAPYYPLLGGGNSEIKRPTVLTNCTPPSFPPGPLEPYEQINDSGIEVDSRSSGDPQLETTSTISTVSSISTLSSEGGETLDTCTVYADGQAFLVDRSQILSKPKPKPAIKSNALYKDALPEENVSSFRMPSSFPPPPPGSIPPEPLKTPTQRTSKLWGDLPEMKGPHGPEANSVLQHVNKEKAPKPGEALDSPTGSRTHFGMRNQDGVSLISGTQQNTTVTFTAQPGPNVPAPSPCRQAESLPPHHHTPSPIMSPPDSGLSCASSLPTSVTSPTMTDVFGLPTPPLSLGTGRSRSPSPLTLIQAASNKPFATKPILMWSKQDVADWLESLNLGEHRDAFMDNDIEGSHLPNLQKEDLIDLGVTRVGHRMNIERALKVLLDR, encoded by the exons ATGTGGGACAACTCAAATGCAGATGTGAGGGTGGCAGCAGTCAAACCACGTCCGACTAGCAAGTGTTTTGCTGTCAGCCCTGAAATGAAT TCTCTCTGCAATAGTCAGGATACAGTAGTAGGCTCGCCACAACAGCCAGGGAGTCCTAGAGGCCCCTTCCTGGGTGTACTAAAAGGAACCATACGACGGCAAACGTCTATAG GAGTAACCGAAGAAGAGAAGCAGTTCCTAACTCCTCCAATGTTGAAATTTACAAGAAGCCTTTCAATGCCTGATACATCAGAGGATATTCCACCCCCACCAGCCATCTCCCCTCCATCTCCACCTCAAAATAATGCTCCTGTCCCAGCTGGTCGAGGATATGGCACCATCAGACCAGGCTTTACTTCACAGAGCCCTAATGCAAACAGCACAGCCCCAGACAGAGGTGAAGGTTCTGGCTGGAGAGATCAGGGCATGTATTACAGAGACAGTCCAGAGCAGTACGATTCCGAGGGGTACAATCACAGCCCAACGGCCCAACAGAGTCTTCATATGCGCCGTGCCCAAATTCCGGAGAACCCTTACTCTGATGTGGGCAAGATGGGTCAAGCTGGACTGTTTGTGCCCAACAAGCCTGCCAGAAGGAAGGGAATGCTTGTCAAGCAGCCCAACGTAGAAGACAGTCCTGAGAAAACCTGCTCCATCCCAATTCCGACCATAATAATCAAAGAGCCCTCCACCAGCAGCAGCGGTAAGAGCAGTCAAGGGAGCAGCATGGAAATTGAGACGACCACACCCGATCACCCAGGACAACTTCGTCCTGAAGATGGCTTAAACTCAGGCAGTCCCTTTGCAGCTGCCATTTCCGGTGCAGTTAGAGACCGGGAGAAAAGGCTTGATGCTCATCGCAACTCCCCATCTTTTAAGTCCACAGATGCAGGTGATGAGGACATGGTGCCTACCCCAGCTCCACGTCTCAGACACTCCAAGTCTATTGATGAGGGCATGTTTAGCAGCGATGAGCGGCTACGTAGGCTTATGGCACCTCCCTCATCACTACTTAGCATACCTAGAGGTGGTGGCAATGTGACGGACTTCAACAGCCCTGAGCCCACCATGGTAAGGGAACTTTTGAACACCCGTACAGGACACAGCCCAATCAGTCTGCCTGCTCATAAGACCTACAGCTCAGGAAGTGGGAATTACGTTCATCCAGTAACAGGCAAGCCACTAGACCCCAATTCACCATTAGCTTTAGCATTAGCTGCCAGAGACAGAGCCATGAGGGACCAATCACAGCCTCTTCCGCTAAAGAGTGACCCATCCAAACTTGATCTCAATAAACCTCTTTTTATCGACACAAAGCTTAGACCAAATGTGGAAGTTGGCTTCTCAAGTACTGCTACCATGGGCCGTCCACGTGGGGGCCTGAGGAGGCAGATGACAGAGTCCAAATATGAGACCGAATCCAAGTACCAGCTCGATCTGGGCAAGCCTGAGAAGAAGCCTGAGGAGAAGAAGAACATGCTGATTGACATTGTGGACACTTCTCAACAGAAGTCAGCTGGTCTGCTGATGGTACACACCACAGATGGGGCAAAATCGGAGGATAACAGCTTGTCTGAGGGTGACAGGAACGAGGCAGTGAGTCCCGACAGCACCCCTGGGGAGCTTCGCGACCCCAACCAGCCAGCTCCCACCAACCCCCCAGCTCCCAAGGCGCTATCAGCTGCTCCACATGGCAAGACCATCATAACTGTTAGCTCAGTGGATGAGCCTGTCAAGCTGCCCTTCGGCATCCCTCCACCGCCCTTGGCCTCTGTCGACATCGATGAAGAGTTTGTTTTTGCTGAACCCCTACCACCCCCACTGGAGTTTGCCAACAGTTTTGACATTCCTGAAGACCAGACAGGGACTCTAGCTGAACTGCTCAAACAGAAAACGAATGGTACAAAAGGACCTTCTCTTGCTCCCTACTATCCCCTGTTAGGTGGTGGGAATTCCGAAATCAAAAGACCAACGGTCCTCACAAACTGCACACCTCCTAGCTTCCCTCCAGGGCCGCTAGAGCCCTATGAACAAATCAATGACTCTGGCATTGAGGTAGACAGCCGGAGCAGCGGTGACCCCCAACTGGAGACCACCAGCACCATCTCTACTGTGTCCAGTATCTCAACCTTGTCTTCTGAAGGAGGCGAGACTCTGGACACATGCACTGTCTATGCAGATGGACAAGCCTTTCTGGTGGACAGGTCTCAAATCCTGTCAAAACCAAAACCCAAACCTGCCATCAAGAGCAACGCACTTTACAAGGACGCTTTGCCTGAGGAGAATGTGAGCTCTTTCAGAATGCCCTCCTCTTTCCCACCTCCGCCCCCTGGATCAATTCCACCAGAACCCTTGAAAACACCAACGCAACGAACCTCAAAGCTGTGGGGGGACCTTCCGGAGATGAAAGGACCCCATGGCCCTGAAGCCAATTCAGTTCTGCAGCATGTGAACAAGGAAAAAGCACCAAAGCCAGGGGAAGCATTAGACTCTCCGACAGGATCCAGGACTCACTTCGGAATGAG AAATCAGGATGGTGTATCCCTCATCTCAGGTACACAGCAGAACACCACCGTTACCTTCACTGCCCAGCCTGGCCCCAACGTGCCTGCCCCATCACCGTGCCGACAGGCCGAGAGCCTGCCTCCCCACCACCACACCCCGAGCCCTATCATGTCCCCGCCGGACTCTGGCCTTAGCTGTGCCTCTTCCCTCCCGACCTCAGTCACTTCCCCCACCATGACGGACGTATTTGGTCTGCCCACACCACCCCTCAGCCTGGGCACGGGGCGTAGCCGCTCCCCTTCCCCGCTCACCCTTATCCAGGCTGCATCAAACAAGCCCTTTGCCACCAAACCCATCCTCATGTGGAGCAAACAGGACGTGGCCGACTGGCTTGAGAGCCTAAACCTGGGAGAGCACAGGGATGCCTTTATGGACAATGATATCGAGGGCAGCCACTTGCCCAACCTGCAAAAGGAGGATCTGATCGACTTGGGCGTGACTCGTGTGGGTCACAGAATGAACATCGAGCGAGCGCTGAAAGTCCTCTTGGACAGATGA
- the LOC113066815 gene encoding ubiquinone biosynthesis protein COQ9-B, mitochondrial-like, with amino-acid sequence MAALIKALRAGRVLRGLGSVQGTLGPQCSNVRRGFHRARMLQLTNDSKSPTSVPPPSNHEVHTSGESSSSSAHGESPEDAQTNTSFQDQSGEHGEDYETEEQLQARIFTAALEFVPQHGWTLEAIAAGAETLGLSSASTGMFNNGAGDLALYFVGQCNAQLAETLAEQNNQVQLGQAESKKTAEFLRDAVEMRLRMLIPYIHTWPQAMSILLLPHNIPDSLKHLSTMVDDIWYYAGDRSKDVNWYTRRAALTGIYNTTELVMVQDSSPDFEETWAFLHNRINDVVNMANTAKQVQATGESVVQGLMGAAITLKNLTGMNQRR; translated from the exons ATGGCGGCGCTGATTAAAGCACTGAGAGCTGGAAGGGTCTTGCGGGGTCTCGGCAGCG TTCAAGGCACACTCGGTCCCCAGTGCAGCAACGTGAGACGGGGATTCCATCGTGCCCGCATGTTACAACTGACCAATGACTCTAAAAGTCCCACATCTGTGCCTCCTCCGTCCAACCATGAGGTTCACACATCTGGAGAAAGCTCATCCTCTTCAGCGCATGGAGAATCTCCAGAAGATGCCCAGACGAACACCAG TTTTCAAGATCAGAGTGGTGAACATGGTGAAGACTATGAGACAGAAGAACAGCTCCAAGCTCGCATCTTTACCGCGGCTCTAGAGTTCGTTCCACAGCACGGCTGGACTCTGGAGGCCATCGCAGCTGGAGCAGAG ACTCTTGGCCTGTCATCAGCTTCCACTGGGATGTTCAACAATGGAGCTGGAGATTTGGCCCTGTATTTCGTCGGGCAGTGTAATGCTCAACTTGCCGAGACACTCGCAGAGCAAAATAACCAGGTTCAGCTTGGACAGGCAGA aTCAAAGAAAACAGCTGAGTTTCTGAGAGATGCAGTGGAGATGAGACTGCGGATGTTGATTCCTTATATTCACACATGGCCTCAG GCTATGAGCATCCTGCTACTACCCCACAACATCCCTGACAGCCTGAAACATCTGTCCACGATGGTAGATGATATCTGGTACTATGCAGGCGATCGCTCGAAGGAC GTCAACTGGTACACAAGGCGGGCGGCACTGACAGGGATCTATAACACCACAGAGCTGGTGATGGTGCAGGACTCGTCTCCTGACTTCGAAGAGACATGGGCCTTCCTCCACAATCGCATAAATGATGTAGTTAACATGGCGAACACGGCTAAACAG GTGCAAGCCACAGGAGAATCCGTGGTTCAAGGACTCATGGGAGCCGCAATTACG CTGAAGAACCTAACAGGGATGAACCAGAGACGATGA